Proteins from one Lacrimispora sphenoides genomic window:
- a CDS encoding BglG family transcription antiterminator → MKIGQRNCLILKEIINHSASVTGKALEVKLHLSRKQLEYGITRINEYLEEQQLPILERVNNGRILIPNEVIEQLDFTQLEQENQDVWLTKEERGDIIQLMLLTKQQELSLQHFIAELKASKNTVLSDLKRLKEELPDSGIQLIYSREKGYQLEGREYDLRQRLFLVLRNILSGRGQQAEVFRIGKITQKQMEHMRNMTETIEGELKTRFTDEMIEVNRCFFTLVLRRIRDGMALDTVPETFRHVAGTKEYMVIKSCLSAEGVNSIQETMYFTAHIQSMKINTHLEAVAGQEEVYQAVEETIRNFERIACICFENKENTLHLLMNHSLPALYRIRYNFHIGPDISEYVLPAYQEVHDMVKKSVTPLEKIIGMSFPESELVYITLIFIAQTSREDEEEKTDRRPRAVVVCQNGITVSHFLLTSLKHTFPEIDFLNYMSARQFYQYEEDFDLVFTTTSLRTSKKQFVIEPLLDKERRRKLRKNVFDSLKSSGEIFPQVETILQIIKKHTNESVFQKLRMEIDSYMVQSDRKAGETIEKRKPDLRELLTRSNIRIIKERMGWKEAIEFAAVPLLYKNIIKYQYVETIISNIIEHQQIMLIAEHVMIAHAGIDAGVYDVGLSMLLLPQTIMVNDYMEVKVIFVLATPDYESHLAALNQLINILEDEKKLASMKEAKTADNILELL, encoded by the coding sequence ATGAAAATCGGCCAACGAAATTGCTTGATTTTGAAAGAAATTATTAATCATAGTGCATCTGTCACGGGAAAGGCTCTGGAGGTAAAATTACATCTCTCAAGAAAACAACTGGAGTATGGGATTACTAGAATTAATGAATATCTGGAGGAACAGCAGCTGCCGATTCTGGAACGAGTAAATAACGGGAGGATTCTCATCCCAAATGAGGTTATAGAACAGCTGGATTTCACGCAGCTGGAGCAGGAGAATCAGGATGTCTGGCTTACTAAGGAAGAGCGGGGAGATATCATTCAGCTGATGCTGCTTACAAAACAGCAGGAACTGTCGCTGCAGCATTTCATTGCTGAGTTAAAGGCCAGTAAAAATACGGTGCTTTCGGATTTAAAGCGCTTAAAGGAAGAACTGCCTGATTCAGGCATTCAGCTGATATACAGCAGGGAAAAGGGTTACCAGCTGGAAGGCCGGGAATATGATTTGAGGCAGCGGCTGTTTCTGGTACTGCGAAATATTTTGTCAGGACGAGGGCAGCAGGCAGAGGTTTTTCGGATCGGAAAGATCACTCAAAAGCAGATGGAGCATATGCGGAATATGACGGAAACCATTGAAGGGGAATTGAAAACCCGTTTTACGGACGAAATGATTGAAGTGAACCGGTGCTTTTTCACCCTGGTGTTAAGAAGGATCCGGGACGGTATGGCTTTAGATACGGTTCCGGAAACCTTCCGCCATGTGGCAGGAACAAAGGAGTATATGGTGATCAAATCCTGCCTGTCTGCCGAGGGCGTAAACAGCATCCAGGAAACCATGTATTTTACCGCCCATATCCAGAGCATGAAGATCAACACCCATTTGGAGGCTGTTGCAGGGCAGGAAGAGGTTTATCAGGCAGTGGAGGAAACCATCCGCAATTTCGAACGGATCGCCTGCATTTGCTTTGAGAATAAAGAGAATACCTTACATTTGCTCATGAACCACAGCCTGCCTGCCCTGTACCGCATCAGATATAATTTTCATATCGGTCCGGATATTTCTGAATACGTACTTCCTGCATATCAGGAAGTACATGATATGGTGAAAAAGTCTGTGACACCTCTGGAAAAAATCATCGGAATGTCTTTTCCGGAAAGTGAACTGGTTTATATTACCCTGATTTTTATTGCCCAGACCAGCAGGGAGGATGAGGAAGAGAAAACAGACAGACGCCCAAGGGCTGTGGTGGTATGCCAGAACGGCATTACCGTATCCCACTTTCTTCTGACCTCATTAAAGCACACCTTTCCGGAAATCGACTTTCTAAACTATATGTCGGCGCGCCAATTCTATCAGTACGAGGAAGACTTCGACCTGGTATTTACGACAACATCCTTAAGAACATCAAAAAAACAGTTTGTGATCGAACCTTTGCTGGACAAGGAAAGAAGAAGGAAACTTCGTAAAAATGTATTCGATAGCCTGAAAAGTTCAGGGGAGATCTTTCCCCAGGTAGAGACAATCCTTCAGATCATAAAAAAGCATACAAACGAAAGTGTGTTTCAGAAGCTGAGAATGGAAATTGATTCGTACATGGTACAGTCTGACCGGAAAGCAGGAGAAACCATAGAGAAAAGGAAACCAGACTTAAGGGAATTGCTGACAAGATCCAACATCAGGATCATTAAGGAACGCATGGGCTGGAAGGAAGCCATAGAATTTGCAGCAGTTCCCCTGCTGTATAAAAATATTATCAAGTACCAATATGTTGAAACGATTATCTCTAATATTATCGAACATCAGCAGATCATGTTAATTGCAGAGCATGTCATGATTGCTCATGCGGGAATCGATGCAGGGGTATATGATGTGGGACTTTCCATGCTTTTGCTTCCCCAGACCATAATGGTAAATGATTACATGGAGGTAAAGGTGATTTTTGTGCTGGCAACTCCGGATTATGAGAGTCATTTGGCAGCGTTAAACCAGTTAATCAATATTTTAGAAGATGAAAAGAAGCTGGCCTCCATGAAGGAGGCCAAGACAGCTGATAACATTTTAGAATTACTATAG
- a CDS encoding class II aldolase/adducin family protein: MLETLKKDVCEIAKRAQRDGLCKHKSGNFSARDLETGYVVITPTSVDRDLLTPRDMVVMDLEARVIENLSGLRPTSESLMHLMIYRQRSKAAAIAHTHSAYATAFALLNKPIPAVVYEVANLGLTKARVPVAPYGRPGTTGLADSVIESCLEADCFLLEKHGAVAVDERDVYEAFLKAAYIEELAELYYLALTAGGGKEPDGFAQKELQRWEYPREISFPSV, encoded by the coding sequence ATGCTTGAAACATTGAAAAAAGATGTATGTGAAATTGCAAAACGTGCTCAGAGAGATGGTTTGTGTAAGCATAAGTCTGGAAATTTCAGCGCACGGGATTTAGAAACCGGCTATGTGGTCATTACTCCAACCAGTGTTGACCGGGACTTGCTGACTCCAAGGGATATGGTGGTCATGGATCTGGAGGCCAGGGTTATTGAAAACTTGTCCGGCTTAAGACCGACCAGCGAATCCCTGATGCATCTTATGATCTACCGGCAGAGATCCAAAGCGGCGGCTATCGCCCATACACACTCTGCCTATGCCACTGCATTTGCCTTACTGAACAAGCCGATTCCGGCAGTTGTGTATGAAGTAGCTAATTTAGGCCTGACAAAAGCCCGTGTCCCTGTCGCCCCCTATGGACGTCCGGGAACCACCGGACTAGCGGACAGCGTCATTGAAAGCTGCCTGGAGGCAGATTGCTTTTTGCTGGAAAAGCATGGAGCCGTTGCAGTGGATGAACGTGATGTTTATGAAGCGTTTTTAAAGGCAGCTTATATTGAAGAACTGGCAGAATTATATTATCTGGCATTGACCGCAGGCGGGGGAAAAGAGCCGGATGGTTTTGCTCAAAAGGAGCTGCAAAGGTGGGAATATCCGAGAGAGATTTCGTTTCCCAGTGTATGA
- a CDS encoding histidine phosphatase family protein — MKLYLIRHGRQCDKRCNVDVSLSEEGIRQAKQVGMRMKDWGIEMVYSSDMLRAKETAYYANQYWNVPHEIIPEFRELCFGDMEGLYDEEIEGRFREFKANQDERKEDIPYPGGESATELVRRAMPKLIEVTGRHKSSIAIATHGVWIRAVLCHILGMDMAKWRTMGVTFENGSITELHYRKEKGNFTLERFNDYAHLEPYPELLRSAWGVKEN; from the coding sequence TTGAAGCTGTATCTGATCCGGCATGGACGGCAATGTGATAAACGATGCAATGTGGATGTGTCTCTTTCGGAAGAAGGGATCCGCCAGGCTAAGCAGGTTGGAATGCGGATGAAGGATTGGGGCATTGAGATGGTTTATTCCAGTGACATGCTTCGGGCTAAGGAAACTGCTTACTATGCAAACCAATACTGGAATGTGCCTCATGAAATTATTCCGGAATTCCGGGAGCTGTGCTTTGGCGATATGGAAGGACTGTATGACGAAGAGATCGAAGGTAGGTTCCGTGAGTTTAAAGCAAATCAGGACGAGAGGAAGGAGGATATCCCCTATCCGGGAGGGGAATCTGCAACAGAGCTGGTACGTAGGGCAATGCCCAAGCTGATAGAAGTTACCGGACGGCATAAGAGCAGCATCGCCATTGCAACCCATGGGGTATGGATCCGCGCAGTCCTCTGCCATATTCTTGGTATGGATATGGCAAAGTGGAGGACCATGGGTGTCACATTTGAGAATGGAAGCATTACTGAGCTTCATTACCGGAAAGAAAAAGGGAATTTTACATTGGAACGGTTTAATGATTATGCCCATTTGGAGCCATATCCGGAGCTGCTTCGCAGTGCATGGGGAGTAAAGGAAAATTAG
- a CDS encoding dihydroxyacetone kinase subunit DhaK: MKKIINSADTFVQDTMEGIICGYGDKVKLLHNDFQVLVSNYPAKEGKVGVVTAGGSGHLPVFLGYVGKGLLDGCAVGEVFASPAAAKMADMIRACDRGNGVLCLYGNYNGDRFNFTMACEEVEFDDIKTKAVLVKDDVASSPQENAEKRRGVAGMVYAFKIAGAAADNMMNLEEVAAVTTKALNNIRSMGVALSPCIVPKAGKPTFAIEEDEIEIGMGIHGEAGIEVRKMMTADEIAETLVNTIIKDMPLKDGDEVSVMVNGLGGTPLEEQLIVYRKVHQILSRSGVSIVMPHIGEYATSMEMAGLSVTIFKLDQELKELLQAPAESPFYTNSNK, encoded by the coding sequence ATGAAAAAGATTATCAATAGTGCGGACACATTCGTGCAGGATACCATGGAAGGCATTATCTGTGGATACGGTGATAAGGTGAAGCTGTTACATAATGATTTTCAGGTACTGGTATCCAATTATCCGGCCAAAGAGGGAAAGGTCGGCGTAGTAACAGCCGGAGGAAGCGGCCATCTTCCTGTATTTTTAGGATATGTTGGGAAAGGACTGCTGGACGGCTGTGCAGTAGGGGAAGTCTTTGCCTCCCCGGCAGCCGCTAAAATGGCTGACATGATCCGCGCCTGTGACAGAGGAAATGGAGTGCTGTGTTTATACGGAAATTATAACGGTGACCGCTTTAATTTCACCATGGCTTGTGAGGAAGTGGAATTTGACGATATTAAAACAAAAGCAGTGCTTGTAAAGGATGATGTTGCCAGCTCTCCTCAGGAAAATGCAGAGAAGCGCCGGGGTGTTGCAGGCATGGTATATGCTTTTAAAATAGCCGGGGCGGCTGCCGATAACATGATGAATCTGGAAGAAGTGGCTGCTGTGACCACCAAAGCTTTAAACAACATCCGTTCTATGGGGGTTGCCCTGTCTCCCTGCATCGTTCCCAAGGCGGGAAAACCGACCTTTGCAATAGAGGAGGATGAGATTGAAATTGGAATGGGGATTCATGGAGAAGCAGGTATTGAGGTAAGGAAGATGATGACCGCTGACGAGATAGCGGAAACACTGGTGAATACGATTATAAAAGATATGCCTTTGAAAGACGGGGATGAAGTATCCGTTATGGTCAATGGTCTTGGAGGAACCCCCTTGGAGGAACAGCTGATTGTGTACAGAAAAGTGCATCAGATCCTTTCCCGTTCAGGAGTCAGCATTGTAATGCCCCACATAGGAGAATATGCAACTTCCATGGAAATGGCCGGTCTTTCTGTAACGATATTTAAACTGGATCAGGAATTAAAGGAATTGCTTCAGGCTCCGGCAGAATCTCCGTTCTATACCAATTCTAATAAATAG
- a CDS encoding dihydroxyacetone kinase subunit L: MNRESVKKIMEAISKEMSANRDYLVELDQVNGDGDLGISMDDGYRAVVEFLKTAEEKDLGKLFMACGKVFNASAPSSLGTITSFGFMGMAKALKGKEEVGFEEAAGAMLAAVENIMAKAESKVGEKTILDALYPGAEALLKHASDPETAVMEAEKAAGQGSEATRQMRAVHGRAAYSADRSVGILDGGSVVGKLIFKGIAGYYRAK; this comes from the coding sequence ATGAATCGGGAATCAGTAAAGAAAATCATGGAAGCGATCAGCAAGGAAATGTCTGCAAACCGGGATTATCTGGTGGAACTGGATCAGGTAAACGGAGATGGGGACTTAGGGATATCCATGGATGACGGCTACCGGGCGGTGGTGGAATTTTTAAAAACTGCGGAAGAAAAGGATCTTGGGAAGCTTTTTATGGCATGCGGCAAGGTATTCAATGCATCCGCTCCATCTTCCCTTGGAACGATTACTTCTTTTGGCTTTATGGGCATGGCAAAGGCGTTAAAGGGAAAAGAAGAGGTGGGTTTTGAAGAGGCAGCAGGGGCGATGCTTGCAGCAGTGGAAAATATCATGGCAAAGGCGGAATCAAAGGTGGGAGAGAAGACCATTCTTGACGCCCTGTATCCGGGAGCAGAAGCCCTTTTAAAGCATGCATCTGATCCGGAAACGGCAGTGATGGAAGCGGAGAAGGCAGCAGGACAGGGTTCGGAAGCTACACGGCAGATGCGGGCAGTCCACGGGCGTGCTGCTTATTCGGCAGATCGCAGCGTCGGCATTTTAGACGGCGGTTCTGTTGTTGGAAAATTGATATTTAAGGGGATTGCAGGTTATTATAGGGCTAAGTAA